One part of the Oceanococcus sp. HetDA_MAG_MS8 genome encodes these proteins:
- a CDS encoding addiction module protein, which produces MTTPAETIENAALSLPVRDRTRLVVHLLESIDQRGAADPQEIERTWAAEANRRYQAYLQGEEEAIPSEQVFSELRAEDH; this is translated from the coding sequence ATGACTACGCCCGCCGAAACCATTGAAAATGCTGCGCTTTCCCTCCCTGTGAGGGATCGCACCCGTTTGGTCGTACACCTGCTTGAGAGCATTGATCAGCGGGGAGCTGCAGACCCCCAAGAGATTGAACGCACGTGGGCTGCTGAAGCGAATCGGCGATACCAGGCCTATTTGCAAGGTGAGGAGGAGGCGATCCCATCCGAACAGGTCTTCTCGGAACTTCGGGCTGAGGATCATTGA
- a CDS encoding DUF4365 and DUF1817 domain-containing protein: protein MGKGFPTYSSAARSGDRGVDLVSRVINEHFGWLFRRNHQEHDFGIDAQVDVVLEDGLVTGQMLALQIKHGASFFREKNQWGYVFRGEQKHFNYLANYPTPVLIVICHPKSGDCYWVKFDPSATARAGGNWKITIPSSNKLADSKGQLMALLPEPADYLSAIEAYWAMNDVLVDHGHFLYIIGRDEIEALDASEVREFFDRLRSSPEIAAHCQGKVELAFHGFDDDPRELFEIPEMRSFVPVLSVTLPELFFFAYTGERASTLKVFAMCLTQVTVTSRVPNEKNQLPVEVETRAIGAFLERHFPGLNEMTEWLSMPVEENKRISFEVMKALGMRGPDDA, encoded by the coding sequence ATGGGCAAGGGCTTCCCAACTTATAGCAGTGCGGCTCGATCTGGAGATCGCGGAGTTGATCTTGTCTCTCGCGTGATTAATGAGCATTTCGGTTGGTTATTTCGGCGAAACCACCAGGAGCACGATTTCGGAATCGACGCGCAGGTTGATGTAGTTCTTGAAGATGGCCTCGTAACAGGGCAGATGCTTGCACTACAGATCAAGCACGGCGCCTCGTTTTTTCGCGAGAAGAACCAGTGGGGTTACGTTTTTCGCGGAGAGCAAAAGCACTTCAATTACCTAGCAAACTACCCTACGCCAGTTCTCATCGTCATTTGTCACCCCAAATCAGGTGACTGTTATTGGGTTAAGTTCGACCCTTCCGCCACCGCAAGGGCTGGAGGCAATTGGAAAATCACAATCCCATCTAGCAATAAGCTTGCCGATTCAAAGGGGCAACTAATGGCACTGTTGCCTGAGCCAGCAGACTATCTCAGCGCAATTGAAGCTTACTGGGCGATGAATGATGTGTTGGTTGATCATGGACACTTTCTCTACATCATTGGCAGGGACGAGATCGAAGCATTAGATGCGTCTGAGGTTCGTGAGTTCTTTGACCGGTTGAGAAGCTCTCCCGAAATTGCTGCTCACTGCCAGGGCAAAGTGGAACTCGCTTTTCATGGGTTCGATGATGATCCGCGAGAGCTATTCGAAATACCGGAGATGCGTAGTTTCGTGCCCGTTTTGTCAGTCACCCTGCCCGAGCTTTTTTTCTTTGCTTACACGGGTGAGCGTGCAAGCACGCTAAAGGTGTTTGCGATGTGCTTAACTCAGGTCACGGTTACATCGCGGGTTCCAAATGAAAAAAACCAATTGCCGGTAGAAGTTGAGACCCGTGCCATAGGCGCGTTTCTTGAGCGTCACTTCCCAGGACTAAATGAAATGACTGAGTGGCTAAGTATGCCCGTAGAAGAGAATAAGAGAATTTCGTTTGAAGTTATGAAAGCTCTTGGTATGCGGGGACCAGATGATGCCTAA
- a CDS encoding type II toxin-antitoxin system RelE/ParE family toxin — translation MKPVRFLASAREDVRREKAYYRKIDPELARRFQAAVETATTFIGERPLAMQELEGGVRRWPLETYPHGILYRVEEKFVLVLAVFHPSQAPERWRDRAST, via the coding sequence TTGAAGCCAGTCAGATTCCTTGCGTCGGCACGTGAAGACGTTCGCCGCGAAAAGGCTTACTACAGAAAAATCGATCCAGAGTTGGCCCGTAGATTTCAGGCTGCGGTTGAAACGGCGACAACCTTCATCGGAGAGCGGCCGCTGGCCATGCAGGAGCTCGAAGGCGGAGTTAGGCGGTGGCCGCTCGAAACGTATCCTCACGGCATTCTCTACCGAGTTGAGGAAAAGTTTGTGCTGGTACTTGCAGTTTTCCATCCAAGCCAGGCGCCCGAGCGTTGGAGAGATCGGGCGAGCACATAA
- a CDS encoding ATP-binding protein: MTRSTRLVFLALSLLVLLAVGWVTTGSFKFALDDFWFSAGILLLILLSVVDQPHFSKDANIFMNGIAGLISLTGVPSVDRDYLWGLFFIWSLYLIASSYWVMMIRSRPLASESTWVQLTSRINRQIGRPEALFSAFFLWGVFTQFTSNDQAYRVLLLFWAVFMVLNLPIIGSTISQAFQCRKVDTGALEGYVTGFASPRLFECRLGASHDPLQAGVVVTIFAPSGVAAASAVVIDDRILHKARVVKLAVSSFAEGWTQIADEVHSGKAKISVAKSNSTDIARAPVGVVCPGSSIGVLKVKIHPDTPMSEGEVLTVRFPGGSDAYYQVVSGMLTEDSQEPDQTLQTVEVRASQLGHWNQDRGTFEPITWVAPSGALVTRATDQELPNLELGDDRLPIGRIPNSEFPIHVGIDDAITHNTAVIGVTGSGKSYLSLWLIEGALRKGIRVLILDISRQHWSFLRRHNPYPLRQAQELDAWFESDQLLAVHQFAQSNSYPKTTADFAQAVFAKLEQSVQLRPGINEPAKIMVVFEEAHSLIPEWNQVAVQSDTSHVNRTARTILQGRKFGMGCLVISQRTANITKTILNQCNTIFALQSFDQTGLDFLGNYMGAEYAGVISTLPPRHAVLVGKASSSLRPVMFKIQDLGQQWAPLEALDEDPTQDDE, from the coding sequence ATGACGCGTTCTACCAGATTGGTTTTCCTCGCGCTGTCGCTACTTGTTCTGCTAGCGGTTGGTTGGGTTACTACGGGTTCCTTCAAATTTGCTTTAGATGACTTTTGGTTTTCTGCGGGGATTTTGCTTCTTATCCTGCTAAGTGTTGTTGACCAACCTCACTTTTCCAAGGACGCAAACATTTTCATGAATGGGATTGCGGGTCTCATTTCGCTGACCGGAGTGCCTTCGGTAGATCGGGATTACCTGTGGGGCCTATTCTTCATATGGAGTCTTTACCTAATTGCATCAAGCTACTGGGTGATGATGATTCGATCGAGGCCATTAGCTTCGGAAAGCACTTGGGTTCAGCTCACTTCACGCATCAATCGCCAAATTGGGAGGCCAGAAGCTCTTTTTTCCGCATTCTTTCTCTGGGGAGTTTTCACGCAATTTACTTCGAACGATCAGGCTTACAGAGTGCTTCTGTTGTTCTGGGCCGTATTCATGGTGCTGAACCTGCCGATCATTGGCAGCACAATTTCTCAAGCATTTCAGTGTCGAAAAGTTGATACAGGTGCACTTGAGGGTTATGTAACGGGCTTCGCTTCACCCAGGCTGTTCGAGTGCAGGCTTGGTGCTAGTCACGACCCCCTCCAGGCCGGAGTTGTCGTGACAATTTTCGCTCCAAGTGGAGTGGCCGCAGCATCAGCTGTTGTGATCGATGATCGCATTCTGCACAAAGCACGGGTGGTTAAGCTGGCGGTAAGTTCATTTGCCGAAGGCTGGACGCAAATTGCAGATGAGGTGCATTCGGGCAAAGCAAAAATATCGGTAGCCAAATCTAATTCGACGGACATTGCGCGTGCCCCAGTTGGCGTTGTGTGTCCCGGATCGAGCATAGGCGTTTTGAAGGTAAAAATTCACCCCGATACCCCGATGTCAGAAGGTGAGGTACTTACAGTGCGCTTTCCTGGAGGTTCGGATGCCTATTACCAAGTGGTGTCCGGCATGCTTACCGAAGATTCACAAGAGCCTGATCAAACTCTTCAAACTGTCGAAGTGCGGGCTAGCCAGCTGGGGCATTGGAATCAGGATCGGGGTACATTTGAACCAATCACTTGGGTGGCTCCGTCCGGCGCGCTAGTCACTCGAGCTACCGATCAAGAGCTACCAAACTTGGAGCTTGGAGATGATCGGCTTCCAATCGGTCGGATACCGAACTCAGAATTTCCGATCCATGTTGGCATTGACGACGCGATTACTCATAACACTGCCGTCATAGGTGTTACTGGTAGCGGGAAATCTTACCTGTCGCTGTGGCTTATCGAAGGTGCGCTTAGAAAGGGAATCCGGGTTTTGATTCTGGATATCAGCCGGCAGCACTGGAGCTTCCTGAGGCGCCATAACCCTTACCCCCTTCGACAAGCGCAGGAGCTTGACGCGTGGTTTGAGAGCGACCAATTGCTCGCGGTTCACCAATTTGCTCAGTCGAATAGCTATCCTAAAACCACGGCTGACTTTGCGCAGGCTGTGTTTGCGAAGCTTGAGCAATCTGTTCAGCTCCGTCCTGGAATCAACGAGCCTGCGAAGATCATGGTTGTGTTCGAGGAGGCCCACTCTTTAATTCCAGAGTGGAACCAAGTGGCCGTCCAATCCGATACGAGTCACGTCAACCGGACTGCGAGAACTATTCTGCAAGGACGAAAATTTGGGATGGGTTGCTTGGTGATCTCCCAGAGAACGGCAAACATCACAAAGACCATCCTCAATCAGTGCAACACGATTTTTGCTCTCCAGTCTTTCGACCAAACGGGACTGGATTTTCTCGGCAACTATATGGGTGCCGAATACGCCGGCGTCATTTCAACGCTTCCACCTCGACATGCCGTGCTCGTGGGCAAGGCTTCCTCGTCGCTTCGCCCAGTCATGTTCAAGATTCAGGATTTGGGTCAGCAGTGGGCACCATTGGAGGCGCTAGATGAAGACCCAACTCAAGATGACGAATGA
- the vapC gene encoding tRNA(fMet)-specific endonuclease VapC, which produces MLKYLLDTNICIYTIKNRPDSVRQTFIEHDGQMCVSTITQMELIYGAEKSAAVARNLQVLEGFLARLEVKEFDSLAAAHTGQIRAELAKAGTPIGPYDQMIAGHARSLGLIVVTNNVSEFSRVPGIRVENWVD; this is translated from the coding sequence GTGCTCAAGTATCTGCTCGATACCAACATATGCATCTACACCATCAAGAACCGCCCAGATTCGGTTCGTCAGACCTTCATCGAGCATGATGGGCAGATGTGTGTTTCAACCATTACGCAGATGGAGCTGATCTATGGCGCGGAGAAATCGGCCGCGGTTGCCCGCAACCTGCAAGTTCTAGAGGGCTTCTTGGCTAGGCTCGAGGTCAAGGAATTCGATTCTTTGGCGGCCGCGCATACTGGGCAAATTCGGGCTGAGCTTGCAAAGGCGGGCACGCCGATTGGGCCTTACGATCAGATGATTGCCGGTCATGCCCGTTCGCTGGGTCTGATTGTGGTCACGAACAATGTTTCAGAATTCTCAAGAGTGCCGGGAATTCGGGTTGAGAACTGGGTGGATTAG
- a CDS encoding antitoxin: protein MERGGVFKSNTSQAVRLPKAVAFPESVKRVDIVPIGRSRLISPAGESWDSWFSAEGVTADFMHSRDQPNDQERDGF, encoded by the coding sequence ATGGAAAGAGGTGGCGTTTTTAAGAGCAACACTAGCCAGGCCGTGCGTCTGCCGAAGGCCGTCGCTTTTCCAGAGTCGGTCAAGCGGGTTGATATCGTGCCTATAGGTCGGTCCCGCCTTATTTCACCCGCCGGTGAGTCATGGGATAGCTGGTTTTCTGCCGAAGGTGTGACGGCGGACTTCATGCATTCTCGCGATCAGCCAAACGATCAAGAGCGGGATGGTTTTTAG